TGCTAGCGTGCTATCTCTTGGTCGTCGATCCCGATTACATCAAGAAGGCCCGGGCCGAGCTGCGTCGCGGGCCGCTCAATTTCGACTACATCGGCTTGGGGCTGCTGACGCTGGCCATCTCGTGCTGGGAAGTGCTCCTAAGCAAGGGCCAGGAGTGGGACTGGTACAATGACCCGTTCTGGCGAGTACAGGCATTGTTCCTGCTGTTCGTCGTCGGGCTTGTCGGACTGATCGCCTGGGAGCTACGAATCGCCAACCCGGTGATCAACCTCCGGCCGCTGGGCGAGCGGAACCTGGCGGTGTGCTGCGTCATCATCTTCTGTGCGTATGGCGTCCTTTATGGTGCCAGCACCTCACTGCCGGCCTTACTCCAGTCCCTGTTCGGCTACGACGCCTACGCCTCGGGGCTGGTGCAGTCGCCCGCGGGATTATTCGCTGTCATGGGGTTGTTCGTCGTCGGCATGCTCCTCGGTCGGGGCGTCGACGCCCGCTGGCTGATCGCCGCGGGCTTGCTGATCATGGCGGCCGGGAACTACTGGATGGCGCTGATGAACCTGGACATCAGCCCGGGGCAGGCGATCTGGCCGAGGGTGGTGCTGATCGTCGGCCTCTCGATGATCTTCGCCCCGATCAACGTCGCCGCCTTCAAATACACTCCCGTGCATCTGAGGGGCGCGGCGGTCGGCCTCCTGGCGCTCCTCCGGAACGAGGGCGGGAGCGTCGGCACGTCGATGGCACAAACAATGGCCCAGCGTCGGAACCAGTTCCACACGGCGCGCGTTAACGAGTTCCTCGACCCCTTGAACCCGGCCTTGAATTCATTCTCCGAGCAGGCCCAGCCGTACTTCTATCAGCAAACTGGCGACCCGGCCGCGTCGAGGTTACTGACGTGGCAGGCGCTGGAGGATCTC
The DNA window shown above is from Paludisphaera mucosa and carries:
- a CDS encoding DHA2 family efflux MFS transporter permease subunit; amino-acid sequence: MASLARPPDPSRPTVNPWLIALAVTVPTFMEVLDTTIANVALRYIAGGLSASETDSEWVITSYLAANATILPISGWNSARLGRRNYFLISIAVFTIASGLCGAATSLEQLILFRVIQGLAGGGLQPSSQGILLDSFPPEKQGQAQTMFGVAALLAPVVGPFLGGYLTVNYNWRWIFYVNLPVGTLGLLACYLLVVDPDYIKKARAELRRGPLNFDYIGLGLLTLAISCWEVLLSKGQEWDWYNDPFWRVQALFLLFVVGLVGLIAWELRIANPVINLRPLGERNLAVCCVIIFCAYGVLYGASTSLPALLQSLFGYDAYASGLVQSPAGLFAVMGLFVVGMLLGRGVDARWLIAAGLLIMAAGNYWMALMNLDISPGQAIWPRVVLIVGLSMIFAPINVAAFKYTPVHLRGAAVGLLALLRNEGGSVGTSMAQTMAQRRNQFHTARVNEFLDPLNPALNSFSEQAQPYFYQQTGDPAASRLLTWQALEDLRHQQAASMAYFDIFWLFAVLALALLLLVPFMKRSVAEKGAHLAAE